A single Orcinus orca chromosome 2, mOrcOrc1.1, whole genome shotgun sequence DNA region contains:
- the PGPEP1L gene encoding pyroglutamyl-peptidase 1-like protein isoform X2, which yields MLPQAKDYWGLPEAGRGKELSKLGLGRDMEVELRILQLPVDYREVKQRVTRIWEDLQPQLVVHVGVDPTAKAIFLEQCGKNWGYRDADIRGFHPERGVCLPDGPEVIASGVSMRAVSRRAVVEGVEVAFSRDAGRYVCDYTYYLSLHHGNGCAALVHVPPLSPSLPASLLGKALQVIIQEMLEETEKARSQRLVHRKLSLCDSRQGEPTGRLLL from the exons atgctgccacaagccaaggactaTTGggggctaccagaagctggaagaggcaag GAACTCTCCAAGCTGGGTCTGGGGCGTGACATGGAGGTGGAGTTGCGGATTCTTCAACTGCCAGTGGATTACAGAGAGGTGAAGCAGAGGGTCACCAGAATCTGGGAGGATCTTCAACCGCAA CTCGTTGTGCATGTGGGCGTGGACCCCACCGCCAAGGCCATCTTTCTGGAACAGTGCGGCAAGAACTGGGGCTACAGGGACGCCGACATCCGAGGCTTCCACCCTGAGCGTGGTGTGTGCCTTCCAGATGGCCCGGAAGTGATCGCTTCGGGCGTCAGCATGAGGGCCGTCAGCAGGCGCGCGGTGGTCGAGGGCGTGGAGGTGGCCTTTTCCCGAGATGCAGGCAG GTACGTCTGCGATTACACCTACTACCTGTCTTTGCATCATGGAAATGGATGCGCGGCGCTCGTCCATGTCCCTCCATTATCTCCTTCGCTTCCGGCTAGCCTGCTGGGAAAAGCCCTGCAAGTTATCATCCAGGAAATGCTGGAGGAGACTGAGAAAGCCAGGTCTCAACGCCTGGTTCACAGGAAACTCAGCCTTTGCGATTCCAGACAGGGGGAACCAACTGGGAGGCTGCTCCTTTAG
- the PGPEP1L gene encoding pyroglutamyl-peptidase 1-like protein isoform X5, producing the protein MEVELRILQLPVDYRELVVHVGVDPTAKAIFLEQCGKNWGYRDADIRGFHPERGVCLPDGPEVIASGVSMRAVSRRAVVEGVEVAFSRDAGRYVCDYTYYLSLHHGNGCAALVHVPPLSPSLPASLLGKALQVIIQEMLEETEKARSQRLVHRKLSLCDSRQGEPTGRLLL; encoded by the exons ATGGAGGTGGAGTTGCGGATTCTTCAACTGCCAGTGGATTACAGAGAG CTCGTTGTGCATGTGGGCGTGGACCCCACCGCCAAGGCCATCTTTCTGGAACAGTGCGGCAAGAACTGGGGCTACAGGGACGCCGACATCCGAGGCTTCCACCCTGAGCGTGGTGTGTGCCTTCCAGATGGCCCGGAAGTGATCGCTTCGGGCGTCAGCATGAGGGCCGTCAGCAGGCGCGCGGTGGTCGAGGGCGTGGAGGTGGCCTTTTCCCGAGATGCAGGCAG GTACGTCTGCGATTACACCTACTACCTGTCTTTGCATCATGGAAATGGATGCGCGGCGCTCGTCCATGTCCCTCCATTATCTCCTTCGCTTCCGGCTAGCCTGCTGGGAAAAGCCCTGCAAGTTATCATCCAGGAAATGCTGGAGGAGACTGAGAAAGCCAGGTCTCAACGCCTGGTTCACAGGAAACTCAGCCTTTGCGATTCCAGACAGGGGGAACCAACTGGGAGGCTGCTCCTTTAG
- the PGPEP1L gene encoding pyroglutamyl-peptidase 1-like protein isoform X4: MEVELRILQLPVDYREVKQRVTRIWEDLQPQLVVHVGVDPTAKAIFLEQCGKNWGYRDADIRGFHPERGVCLPDGPEVIASGVSMRAVSRRAVVEGVEVAFSRDAGRYVCDYTYYLSLHHGNGCAALVHVPPLSPSLPASLLGKALQVIIQEMLEETEKARSQRLVHRKLSLCDSRQGEPTGRLLL, encoded by the exons ATGGAGGTGGAGTTGCGGATTCTTCAACTGCCAGTGGATTACAGAGAGGTGAAGCAGAGGGTCACCAGAATCTGGGAGGATCTTCAACCGCAA CTCGTTGTGCATGTGGGCGTGGACCCCACCGCCAAGGCCATCTTTCTGGAACAGTGCGGCAAGAACTGGGGCTACAGGGACGCCGACATCCGAGGCTTCCACCCTGAGCGTGGTGTGTGCCTTCCAGATGGCCCGGAAGTGATCGCTTCGGGCGTCAGCATGAGGGCCGTCAGCAGGCGCGCGGTGGTCGAGGGCGTGGAGGTGGCCTTTTCCCGAGATGCAGGCAG GTACGTCTGCGATTACACCTACTACCTGTCTTTGCATCATGGAAATGGATGCGCGGCGCTCGTCCATGTCCCTCCATTATCTCCTTCGCTTCCGGCTAGCCTGCTGGGAAAAGCCCTGCAAGTTATCATCCAGGAAATGCTGGAGGAGACTGAGAAAGCCAGGTCTCAACGCCTGGTTCACAGGAAACTCAGCCTTTGCGATTCCAGACAGGGGGAACCAACTGGGAGGCTGCTCCTTTAG